From Vigna radiata var. radiata cultivar VC1973A unplaced genomic scaffold, Vradiata_ver6 scaffold_281, whole genome shotgun sequence, a single genomic window includes:
- the LOC106779437 gene encoding tRNA 2'-phosphotransferase 1: MFASVSNSSINILRHCGLLRPRVLTVGFCSLLHRFGASSPMDNGSNNHFSSYAHASPSGRGKAFDMKNDREKTRGRGGGSGSGKDKIDALGRLLTRILRHMASELNLNMRNDGFVKVNDLLKLNMKTFANIPLRSHTLDDIKEAVRRDNKQRFSLMEENGELLIRANQGHTVTTVETESLLKPILSAEEVPVCVHGTYRKNLESILGSGLKRMKRLHVHFSRGLPTDGEVISGMRRDVNVLIFIDVRKALEEGMKLYISDNKVILTEGFDGVVPPKFFEKIESWPSRQPIPF, from the exons ATGTTTGCTTCGGTGAGCAACAGCAGCATCAATATTTTACGCCACTGCGGTCTCCTCCGTCCACGTGTCCTCACTGTTGGATTTTGCTCTCTCCTGCACAGGTTCGGTGCTTCATCTCCGATGGAcaatggcagcaacaaccaCTTTTCCTCTTACGCTCACGCCTCTCCCAG TGGCCGTGGAAAGGcttttgatatgaaaaatgatagagAAAAAACAAGAGGGCGTGGTGGTGGAAGTGGCTCAGGAAAGGACAAAATTGATGCTCTTGGTAGGCTCCT GACACGAATTTTGCGACATATGGCATCtgaattgaatttgaatatGCGAAATGATGGTTTTGTGAAAGTTAATGATTTGCTAAAGCTGAATATGAAGACATTTGCTAATATTCCATTGAGATCACACACTCTTGATGATATTAAGGAG GCTGTTAGAAGAGACAATAAGCAACGGTTTAGCCTCATGGAAGAGAATGGGGAACTATTAATACGTGCAAACCAAGGCCACACAGTAACG ACTGTTGAAACTGAAAGCTTATTGAAACCAATCCTTTCAGCCGAAGAAGTTCCAG TTTGTGTCCATGGAACCTACAGAAAGAACTTGGAATCAATTCTAGGATCTGGGCTGAAGCGCATGAAAAGATTGCATGTTCATTTCTCTCGTGGTTTACCAACAGATGGAGAAGTAATTAGTG GTATGAGGCGAGATGTCAATGTTCTTATCTTTATTGACGTGAGAAAAGCATTGGAGG AAGGTATGAAGCTTTACATTTCTGACAACAAGGTAATCTTGACGGAAGGTTTTGATGGCGTTGTTCCTCCCAAATTTTTTGAGAAGATAGAATCATGGCCTAGCAGACAGCCTATtcccttttga
- the LOC106779439 gene encoding probable leucine-rich repeat receptor-like protein kinase At1g35710 isoform X2, which translates to MSNQISMRRRSECSLLVTALIFVTCYFSLFPLSNSSSLDEERQALLKSGWWNDYRNVSNHCHWANVLCDEAGSVTSIGLSSLLLPFTIPPMQELQNLNVTAFPNLQFLDLNGMGLRGSIPAEIGTLTKLTDLDLSHNSLQGHIPSQVGNLTNLTQLRLSNNFLSGSIPPTLGLLKNLTDLYLESNQLHGHIPVELQNLSSLVALRLSQNNLSGLIPPKLFQMDKMLTLYISSNQLSGSIPWETMKCPSISVIGLSHNRLNGSITSQIACVSDLDLSHNFFVGEIPSLLGMKSILDKLDLSYNNLTGKLRREFAHLSNINLSYNSFNFSPDPDFKLHSPDYCSFPRHSLISNNPPDFSLCFSSLQTNSHTSEVNLSIEIALPIIFTLLVVILLALYLTRHKSRIKFDASLSKNGDLFSIWNYDGKIAFEDIITATEDFDIKYCIGTGAYGSVYRAQLPTGKIVAVKKLHRIESQNPSFNKSFHNEVKMLTKIRHRNIVKLHGFCLHNRYMFLIYQYMERSSLFYMLNDDVEAGELNWSARVNIIKGMAYALCYMHHDCTPPIIHRDVTSSNVLLNSQLEAFVSDFGTARLLDPDSSNQTLVVGTYGYIAPELAYTLIVTEKCDVYSFGVVTLETLVGRHPGDLISALSNTSTQNMLLKDILDPRIPLPNSRKDAQDIMLAATIALRCLCLKPKFRPSMQDVVGELCNFKLVRPFSFSEILIHQLMTPKEQDAQV; encoded by the exons ATGAGTAACCAAATAAGTATGAGAAGAAGATCTGAGTGCAGTTTATTAGTTACTGCGCTGATCTTTGTTACTTGCTATTTTTCCTTGTTCCCACTTTCTAATTCTTCATCCTTGGATGAAGAAAGACAGGCCTTACTCAAGAGTGGTTGGTGGAATGATTACAGAAATGTTTCAAACCATTGTCATTGGGCTAATGTTCTATGTGATGAAGCCGGAAGTGTTACTTCGATCGGCTTGTCTTCTCTGCTGCTCCCTTTCACAATTCCTCCAATGCAAGAACTGCAAAACTTGAATGTGACTGCCTTTCCCAATTTGCAGTTTCTGGATTTAAATGGAATGGGTCTGAGGGGAAGCATCCCTGCAGAAATTGGTACACTTACAAAGCTCACCGATCTTGATTTGTCTCACAATAGCCTCCAAG GCCATATTCCATCACAAGTAGGGAATTTGACAAATCTAACCCAATTACGCCTCTCAAACAATTTTCTCTCTGGTTCAATCCCTCCTACATTAGGTCTACTCAAGAATTTGACAGATCTCTACCTAGAATCTAACCAATTGCATGGTCATATACCTGTTGAGCTACAGAATTTGTCCAGTTTGGTTGCTCTACGCCTTTCTCAAAATAATCTCTCTGGTTTAATACctccaaaactttttcaaatggaCAAAATGCTCACTTTGTATATCTCATCGAATCAATTATCTGGTTCAATTCCATGGGAGACTATGAAATGTCCCTCCATTTCAGTGATTGGTTTAAGCCACAATAGATTAAATGGAAGCATAACTTCTCAAATTGCTTGTGTGAGTGACCTTGATCTTAGCCACAATTTTTTTGTTGGTGAGATTCCATCTCTTTTGGGAATGAAATCAATACTAGATAAGTTGGATCTTAGTTATAATAATCTCACTGGTAAACTTCGCAGGGAATTTGCCCATCTATCAAATATAAACCTTTCATacaattcttttaacttttcaCCAGATCCTGACTTCAAGTTACACTCACCAGATTATTGTTCTTTTCCAAGACACTCGCTGATCAGTAACAACCCACCAGATTTTTCATTGTGCTTTAGTTCCCTCCAAACTAATTCTCATACTAGTGAAGTTAATCTTAGCATTGAAATTGCTCTTCCCATCATCTTCACCCTTCTTGTTGTAATCCTTCTAGCTCTATATTTAACAAGACACAAGTCTAGAATCAAATTTGATGCAAGCTTATCGAAGAATGGAGACTTGTTTTCTATATGGAATTATGATGGTAAAATTGCATTTGAAGATATCATTACAGCAACAGAAGACTTTGACATCAAATACTGCATTGGGACTGGTGCATATGGCAGCGTTTATCGAGCCCAATTACCGACTGGAAAAATTGTTGCAGTGAAGAAACTTCACCGAATTGAATCTCAAAATCCATCTTTCAATAAAAGTTTTCACAATGAGGTGAAGATGTTAACAAAAATCCGTCATAGAAATATCGTAAAGCTTCATGGCTTTTGCCTACACAATCGGTACATGTTTCTTATCTATCAGTACATGGAAAGAAGTAGCttattttatatgttgaatGATGATGTGGAAGCTGGTGAGTTGAATTGGAGTGCAAGGGTGAATATCATTAAAGGAATGGCATATGCTTTGTGCTACATGCATCATGATTGTACCCCACCAATTATTCATCGGGATGTAACAAGTAGCAATGTTCTACTAAACTCACAATTAGAGGCTTTTGTCTCAGATTTTGGCACAGCTAGACTCCTTGATCCAGATTCTTCAAATCAAACCTTGGTAGTTGGTACATATGGCTACATTGCCCCAG AGCTTGCATATACATTGATTGTCACAGAAAAATGTGATGTTTACAGTTTCGGAGTGGTAACTTTGGAAACATTAGTAGGAAGACATCCTGGAGATTTGATCTCAGCCTTATCAAACACAAGTACTCAAAACATGTTATTGAAGGACATCCTAGATCCACGAATTCCTCTTCCTAACTCTCGAAAAGATGCTCAAGATATAATGCTTGCTGCAACAATAGCATTAAGATGTTTGTGTTTGAAACCAAAGTTCAGGCCATCAATGCAAGATGTGGTTGGAGAGCTCTGTAATTTCAAATTGGTAAGACCTTTTTCGTTCAGTGAGATTTTGATCCATCAATTGATGACTCCAAAAGAACAAGATGCACAAGTCTAA
- the LOC106779441 gene encoding uncharacterized protein LOC106779441: MASATPSSSFCSYLKVCSKPNNGRTRASSFPRILFCQKHHDDVPTDQINRRELILRSSEIATIGAIFNFSGKKPDYLGVQKNPPALALCPATKNCVSTSENISDRTHYAPPWNYNPEGRKTPVSREEAMEELIDVIESTTPDKFTPKIVERKEDYIRVEYQSSILGFVDDVEFWFPPDKGSTVEYRSASRLGNFDFDLNRKRIKALRQELEKKGWASQDTI, encoded by the exons ATGGCTTCAGCGACACCTTCAAGCTCCTTCTGCAGCTACCTAAAGGTTTGCTCCAAACCCAACAATGGTAGAACCAGAGCTTCCTCTTTTCCTCGCATTCTGTTCTGTCAGAAGCACCACGATGATGTTCCCACCGACCAAATCAACCGAAG AGAACTCATATTGAGAAGCAGTGAAATAGCGACCATTGGTGCTATCTTCAACTTCAG TGGGAAAAAACCTGATTATCTTGGAGTGCAGAAAAACCCACCAGCATTAGCTCTGTGTCCAGCAACTAAGAACTGTGTATCAACTTCTGAGAATATCAGTGATCGCACACATTATGCTCCTCCTTG GAACTATAATCCTGAAGGCAGGAAAACTCCTGTGAGCAGAGAGGAAGCAATGGAGGAACTGATAGACGTT ATTGAGTCAACAACACCAGACAAATTTACACCAAAGATAGTTGAAAGGAAAGAAGACTATATCCGTGTAGAGTATCAAAGCTCAATCTTGGGG TTTGTGGATGATGTTGAGTTCTGGTTTCCACCTGATAAGGGTTCTACTGTGGAGTATAGATCTGCCTCTCGGTTGggaaactttgattttgatCTGAATAGGAAAAGAATAAAG GCACTGCGACAAGAGTTGGAGAAGAAAGGATGGGCATCTCAAGACACGATATGA
- the LOC106779439 gene encoding probable leucine-rich repeat receptor-like protein kinase At1g35710 isoform X1: MSNQISMRRRSECSLLVTALIFVTCYFSLFPLSNSSSLDEERQALLKSGWWNDYRNVSNHCHWANVLCDEAGSVTSIGLSSLLLPFTIPPMQELQNLNVTAFPNLQFLDLNGMGLRGSIPAEIGTLTKLTDLDLSHNSLQGKLPSKALQNLTQLVRLDFSGNSLSGFIPLSLGELKNLVYLNLDSNLFTGHIPSQVGNLTNLTQLRLSNNFLSGSIPPTLGLLKNLTDLYLESNQLHGHIPVELQNLSSLVALRLSQNNLSGLIPPKLFQMDKMLTLYISSNQLSGSIPWETMKCPSISVIGLSHNRLNGSITSQIACVSDLDLSHNFFVGEIPSLLGMKSILDKLDLSYNNLTGKLRREFAHLSNINLSYNSFNFSPDPDFKLHSPDYCSFPRHSLISNNPPDFSLCFSSLQTNSHTSEVNLSIEIALPIIFTLLVVILLALYLTRHKSRIKFDASLSKNGDLFSIWNYDGKIAFEDIITATEDFDIKYCIGTGAYGSVYRAQLPTGKIVAVKKLHRIESQNPSFNKSFHNEVKMLTKIRHRNIVKLHGFCLHNRYMFLIYQYMERSSLFYMLNDDVEAGELNWSARVNIIKGMAYALCYMHHDCTPPIIHRDVTSSNVLLNSQLEAFVSDFGTARLLDPDSSNQTLVVGTYGYIAPELAYTLIVTEKCDVYSFGVVTLETLVGRHPGDLISALSNTSTQNMLLKDILDPRIPLPNSRKDAQDIMLAATIALRCLCLKPKFRPSMQDVVGELCNFKLVRPFSFSEILIHQLMTPKEQDAQV, translated from the exons ATGAGTAACCAAATAAGTATGAGAAGAAGATCTGAGTGCAGTTTATTAGTTACTGCGCTGATCTTTGTTACTTGCTATTTTTCCTTGTTCCCACTTTCTAATTCTTCATCCTTGGATGAAGAAAGACAGGCCTTACTCAAGAGTGGTTGGTGGAATGATTACAGAAATGTTTCAAACCATTGTCATTGGGCTAATGTTCTATGTGATGAAGCCGGAAGTGTTACTTCGATCGGCTTGTCTTCTCTGCTGCTCCCTTTCACAATTCCTCCAATGCAAGAACTGCAAAACTTGAATGTGACTGCCTTTCCCAATTTGCAGTTTCTGGATTTAAATGGAATGGGTCTGAGGGGAAGCATCCCTGCAGAAATTGGTACACTTACAAAGCTCACCGATCTTGATTTGTCTCACAATAGCCTCCAAGGTAAGCTACCATCTAAAGCTCTTCAAAATCTCACTCAACTTGTTCGTCTCGATTTTTCTGGAAATTCTCTTAGTGGTTTCATACCATTGTCATTGGGTGAATTGAAGAACTTGGTTTATCTCAACCTTGATTCAAACCTTTTTACAGGCCATATTCCATCACAAGTAGGGAATTTGACAAATCTAACCCAATTACGCCTCTCAAACAATTTTCTCTCTGGTTCAATCCCTCCTACATTAGGTCTACTCAAGAATTTGACAGATCTCTACCTAGAATCTAACCAATTGCATGGTCATATACCTGTTGAGCTACAGAATTTGTCCAGTTTGGTTGCTCTACGCCTTTCTCAAAATAATCTCTCTGGTTTAATACctccaaaactttttcaaatggaCAAAATGCTCACTTTGTATATCTCATCGAATCAATTATCTGGTTCAATTCCATGGGAGACTATGAAATGTCCCTCCATTTCAGTGATTGGTTTAAGCCACAATAGATTAAATGGAAGCATAACTTCTCAAATTGCTTGTGTGAGTGACCTTGATCTTAGCCACAATTTTTTTGTTGGTGAGATTCCATCTCTTTTGGGAATGAAATCAATACTAGATAAGTTGGATCTTAGTTATAATAATCTCACTGGTAAACTTCGCAGGGAATTTGCCCATCTATCAAATATAAACCTTTCATacaattcttttaacttttcaCCAGATCCTGACTTCAAGTTACACTCACCAGATTATTGTTCTTTTCCAAGACACTCGCTGATCAGTAACAACCCACCAGATTTTTCATTGTGCTTTAGTTCCCTCCAAACTAATTCTCATACTAGTGAAGTTAATCTTAGCATTGAAATTGCTCTTCCCATCATCTTCACCCTTCTTGTTGTAATCCTTCTAGCTCTATATTTAACAAGACACAAGTCTAGAATCAAATTTGATGCAAGCTTATCGAAGAATGGAGACTTGTTTTCTATATGGAATTATGATGGTAAAATTGCATTTGAAGATATCATTACAGCAACAGAAGACTTTGACATCAAATACTGCATTGGGACTGGTGCATATGGCAGCGTTTATCGAGCCCAATTACCGACTGGAAAAATTGTTGCAGTGAAGAAACTTCACCGAATTGAATCTCAAAATCCATCTTTCAATAAAAGTTTTCACAATGAGGTGAAGATGTTAACAAAAATCCGTCATAGAAATATCGTAAAGCTTCATGGCTTTTGCCTACACAATCGGTACATGTTTCTTATCTATCAGTACATGGAAAGAAGTAGCttattttatatgttgaatGATGATGTGGAAGCTGGTGAGTTGAATTGGAGTGCAAGGGTGAATATCATTAAAGGAATGGCATATGCTTTGTGCTACATGCATCATGATTGTACCCCACCAATTATTCATCGGGATGTAACAAGTAGCAATGTTCTACTAAACTCACAATTAGAGGCTTTTGTCTCAGATTTTGGCACAGCTAGACTCCTTGATCCAGATTCTTCAAATCAAACCTTGGTAGTTGGTACATATGGCTACATTGCCCCAG AGCTTGCATATACATTGATTGTCACAGAAAAATGTGATGTTTACAGTTTCGGAGTGGTAACTTTGGAAACATTAGTAGGAAGACATCCTGGAGATTTGATCTCAGCCTTATCAAACACAAGTACTCAAAACATGTTATTGAAGGACATCCTAGATCCACGAATTCCTCTTCCTAACTCTCGAAAAGATGCTCAAGATATAATGCTTGCTGCAACAATAGCATTAAGATGTTTGTGTTTGAAACCAAAGTTCAGGCCATCAATGCAAGATGTGGTTGGAGAGCTCTGTAATTTCAAATTGGTAAGACCTTTTTCGTTCAGTGAGATTTTGATCCATCAATTGATGACTCCAAAAGAACAAGATGCACAAGTCTAA